Proteins encoded within one genomic window of Pongo pygmaeus isolate AG05252 chromosome 6, NHGRI_mPonPyg2-v2.0_pri, whole genome shotgun sequence:
- the LOC129041457 gene encoding S-phase kinase-associated protein 1-like, which produces LPALISLPLAVSLTPNTVPSIKLQSSDGEIFEVDVEIAKQSVTIKTMLEDLGMDDEGDDPVPLPNVNAAIFKKVIQWYTHHKDDPPPPEDDENKEKQTDDIPVWDQEFLKVAQGTLFELILAANYLDIKGLLDVTCKTIANMIKGRTPEEIRRTFNTKNDFTEEEEAQVRKENQWCEEK; this is translated from the coding sequence CTCCCAGCTCTCATCAGCCTCCCGCTGGCCGTCTCCTTAACACCAAACACTGTGCCTTCAATTAAGTTGCAGAGTTCTGATGGAGAGATATTTGAAGTTGATGTGGAGATTGCCAAACAATCTGTGACTATCAAGACCATGTTGGAAGATTTGGGAATGGATGATGAAGGAGATGACCCAGTTCCTCTACCAAATGTGAATGCAGCAATATTTAAAAAGGTCATTCAGTGGTACACCCACCACAAGGATGACCCTCCTCCCCCTGAAGAtgatgagaacaaagaaaagcaaacagacGATATCCCTGTTTGGGACCAAGAATTCCTGAAAGTTGCCCAAGGAACACTTTTTGAACTCATTCTGGCTGCAAACTACTTAGACATCAAAGGTTTGCTTGATGTTACATGCAAGACTATTGCCAATATGATCAAGGGGAGAACTCCTGAGGAGATTCGCAGGACCTTCAATACCAAAAATGACTTTACTGAAGAGGAGGAAGCCCAGGTACGCAAAGAGAACCAGTGGTGTGAAGAGAAGTGA